The following are encoded together in the Spiroplasma apis B31 genome:
- a CDS encoding lipoprotein — protein sequence MKKILSLLGAMGVVVSASPVAISCSNKSVEKKQATELSYIEGKKDSDFISLLKSNSKLHLSNGGNDDTYRKFKLSADEKSLGDDYGDTKNKLFEFGLGESFSLEGTAMTDFDEHAPLFEQTKNLKEINYDENYETFDELNTFTIKGNKGDTEFKLNYFFIKVKHNKEKGTLELISVENLYFKTIKIS from the coding sequence ATGAAAAAAATATTAAGTTTATTAGGAGCAATGGGAGTAGTTGTATCAGCTTCACCTGTTGCAATATCTTGTTCAAATAAATCGGTAGAAAAAAAACAAGCAACAGAATTAAGTTACATTGAAGGTAAAAAAGACTCCGATTTTATTAGTTTGTTAAAATCTAATAGTAAGTTACATTTATCTAATGGGGGAAACGATGATACATATAGGAAATTTAAGTTAAGTGCAGACGAAAAAAGCCTAGGTGATGATTACGGTGATACCAAAAATAAATTATTCGAGTTTGGTTTGGGCGAATCATTTTCTTTAGAAGGTACTGCAATGACTGATTTTGATGAACATGCACCTCTGTTTGAGCAAACAAAAAATTTAAAAGAAATTAACTATGATGAGAATTATGAAACTTTTGATGAGCTTAACACTTTTACAATTAAAGGTAATAAGGGTGATACTGAATTCAAACTAAATTACTTTTTTATAAAAGTAAAACATAATAAAGAAAAAGGAACACTTGAATTAATAAGTGTCGAAAACTTATATTTTAAAACAATCAAAATAAGTTAG